GGATGGCTACGCGGTCATCGCCGCCGACACGGCCGGGGCGTCGCCGGACGCGCCCGTACGCCTTCGCATCGTCGGGGAGGTGGCTGCAGGCTACATCTTCCCAGGGCGCCTGGAGCGCGGACAGGCCGTCAGGATCATGACCGGGGCGCCAATTCCCGAAGGGGCGGACGCCATCGTCCCCTTCGAAGAAACGGATGAGCCGCCGGGGAGGAACTTTGGCGCCTTCGCGAAGTCGGCCGAGTCGGTCGGCGTGTTCAAGGCCGCGCTGCCGGGCGCGAACATCCGCCGTGCCGGCGAAGACATCCGTGCCGGCGAGACGGTGCTCCGCGCGGGCACGGAGCTGCGCGCCGCCCAGATCGGCGTGCTCGCTTCCGTGGGCATGTCGCGGGTCAGGGTTTACCGGCGCCCCGTCGTCGCCATCCTCTCGACGGGCGACGAGGTGCTCGAGCCGGGCATGCCGCACGAGCCCGGCAAGATCTATGACGCCAACTCCTACAGCATCGCCGCCCTGGTCGCTGAGGCCGGCGGCATCGCCAGGCGCCTCGGGATCGCGCGCGACACGGTCGAGGACCTTACGGCCAAGGTCCGCGCTGGCCTCGACGCCGACTTGCTCATTACGTCGGCCGGCGTCTCGCGCGGCGACTACGACGTCGTGAAGGACGTGCTCATGCGGGAGGGCGAGATTGGCTTCTGGACGGTGCGCATGCGCCCCGGCAAGCCGCTCGCCTTCGGCACCTTCCGCTCCGGCGGGCGCTCGGTGCCTCACCTGGGCCTTCCCGGCAATCCCGTGAGCTCGATGGTGACCTTCGAGTTGTTTGGCCGCCCCGCCGTCTACAAGATGATGGGCCGCTCCGGCTGGGAGCGCCCCGTGCTGCGCGTGACGCTCGAGGAGCGGGTGGTGAATACGGACCCGCGGCGTTTCCTGGCTCGAGCCATCGTCCGCGAGCGTGACGGGCGCTACGTCGCTACCCTGACGGGCCCGCAGGGCAGCGGCATCCTCACCTCGATGGCGCTCGCGAATGCGCTCGTGGTCTGTCCCGAAGACCGCACTTCGCTGGAGCCGGGCGACGAGGCCGATGCCATGATGCTCGGGCCGGCGCTGCGCGACTAAGCCCTGACCGCGAACCCGCGAAGTCTGCCTTCGGCCCGCGACCAGGCCGCGTCCACGCTGTCTACCGCGGCATGGCGCGGCCCGCGATGGACGTCTGCGAGGAGCCTGTCGAGCTTCGCGGGCTCACCCTCGGCGAGGACTTCCACGGAACCGTCCGGGAGGTTGCGCACCCAGCCCGATAGCCCGAGCGCGTTCGCCTGCCGCTCGACGAAGAACCTGAAGCCGACGCCTTGCACGCGCCCCTTGATGGCGGCGTGGAGCCGGGTGGCGCCGTCCGGCGAGGCGCGCGCCAGCGCGAATGTCGTGAGCCAGGGCGTATTGGGCCGCTGCGCCTGCGCGTCGAAGGTGTGCTGCTCCTGCGGCTCGAAGCCGGCCACCCGCAGGTGTCCGAGCCACTCCGCCGGGTCGTAGTGGGCGAAGTAGCGGTCCCCGCGCACGGCGCCGCCGCCTCCGCGCTCCTCCTGCGTCATGATCCCGTCCCAGTCGCCCATCTTCATGAAGGTGCAGATTAAGCCGCCGTCTCTGAGGACTCGCCTCGCCTCGCGCAGGGCGGCATCGACCTGGGCCTTCGGCAGGTGAAGGAGGCTGGCGCTGGCCCAGACGCCGTCGAACAGGTGGCCTCGAAAAGGCAGATGGCGGCAGTCGCCTTCGACCAGGGCCCGGACTTTGCCCCGCCCGCGCGCGACCAGGAGCATGGAGCGCGTGAGGTCGAGGCCAGTGACTTCGAGGCCCAGGTCCGTGAGGGAACCCGCATCGATGCCAGGCCCGCAGCCCAGGTCGAGCACGCGCGCCCCGGGCTCGAGGAGGTCGCGGAAGCGCTGGTAGCGCCAGGGCAGGAAGCCGCCGTCGCGCCTGCGCTCCGCCCAGGCGGAGGCGTCCGCCTCGTACGCCGCCTTCGTCACCAGCACGGCATGGTCGTCAGACGTCACAGAACCGGCCCTCCTGTTCGACTCCCGGCCG
This genomic window from Dehalococcoidia bacterium contains:
- a CDS encoding acylphosphatase; the protein is MTSDDHAVLVTKAAYEADASAWAERRRDGGFLPWRYQRFRDLLEPGARVLDLGCGPGIDAGSLTDLGLEVTGLDLTRSMLLVARGRGKVRALVEGDCRHLPFRGHLFDGVWASASLLHLPKAQVDAALREARRVLRDGGLICTFMKMGDWDGIMTQEERGGGGAVRGDRYFAHYDPAEWLGHLRVAGFEPQEQHTFDAQAQRPNTPWLTTFALARASPDGATRLHAAIKGRVQGVGFRFFVERQANALGLSGWVRNLPDGSVEVLAEGEPAKLDRLLADVHRGPRHAAVDSVDAAWSRAEGRLRGFAVRA
- the glp gene encoding gephyrin-like molybdotransferase Glp translates to MMDPRDMMSIEEARERILAVISRLEPEEKPISDALGQVLAEDVVSPLTIPPLDNTAMDGYAVIAADTAGASPDAPVRLRIVGEVAAGYIFPGRLERGQAVRIMTGAPIPEGADAIVPFEETDEPPGRNFGAFAKSAESVGVFKAALPGANIRRAGEDIRAGETVLRAGTELRAAQIGVLASVGMSRVRVYRRPVVAILSTGDEVLEPGMPHEPGKIYDANSYSIAALVAEAGGIARRLGIARDTVEDLTAKVRAGLDADLLITSAGVSRGDYDVVKDVLMREGEIGFWTVRMRPGKPLAFGTFRSGGRSVPHLGLPGNPVSSMVTFELFGRPAVYKMMGRSGWERPVLRVTLEERVVNTDPRRFLARAIVRERDGRYVATLTGPQGSGILTSMALANALVVCPEDRTSLEPGDEADAMMLGPALRD